The region CGAGCGAACAGGCCCGCGCCCAGGTGCGCTCGTCACTCGGCCTGGACCACGGCATCCCGCGGCAGTACGCCATCTATCTGCGCGACCTGCTGCACGGAGACCTGGGCACGTCCTTCGGCACCGGGCAGGCCGTGCGCGCCGACCTGACCGGCCGGCTGCCCGCCACCCTCGAACTCGCCGTGCCCGCCCTGGTCATCGGCGTCCTGCTCGGCACGGTGCTCGGCGTGATCAGCGCGGTGCGCCGCGGCAAGGCGGCCGACCACGTGATCCGGGTGGTCACCGTGGCGGCGCTCGCCATGCCGCAGTTCTGGCTCGGCCTGGTGCTGCTCTCGGTCTTCTTCGTCCACTTCGGCTGGCTGCCGGGGCCGATCGGCCGGCTGCCGGCCGGCGTCGCGCCACCGCCCGACGTGACCGGCAGCTACGTCGTCGACGCGGTGCTGGCCGGCCGCTGGCACACCGCCTGGCAGGCGGTGCTGCAACTGGTGCTGCCCTGCGTCGTCCTGGTCTGCGGCATCTTCGCGCCCATCACCCGGGTGGCCAGGTCCGGCATGGTCGAGGCGCTGCGCAGCGAATACGTCAGGACCGCGCACGCCTACGGCTTCAGCCGCACCCGGATCCACCGCAGTTACGCGCTGCGCAACGCGCTGCTGCCGGTCATCACCATGATCGCCGGCGGTGTCGCCTTCGCCTTCACCGGCGCGGTGCTGGTCGAGGGCGTCTTCGGCTGGCCCGGCATCGGCCAGTACGCCCTCACCGCCGTCCAGCAGTCCGACTTCCCGGCGCTCCAGGGCTTCGTGCTCTACGCGGCCGTCGTCTATGTCGCGCTGTACGCGCTGGTCGATCTCGCCTACTCGCTGGCCGACCCGAGGATCCGCTCATGACCGCCCCGGCCCCCCTGCCCTCCGCGGACGGCCTGTCCGCCGCGCCCGCCGGGCCGCCCGCAGCGCCGGGCGGCACCGCCCGCCGGCTGTGGCGCCGGCTGCCCGGCGCCGACTCGGCCGCCGTACGGCTCGGGCTCGGCCTGATGGTCCTGCTGCTGACCGCCGCCGCGGTCGGCCGGATCTGGACGCCGTACGACCCGCAGCAGCCCGGCGTCGGGCTGCCGTACCAGGCGCCCGGCGGGCAGCACTGGTTCGGCACCGACCAGGCCGGGTCCGACGTCTTCTCCAAGACGCTCGCCGCCACGTGGACCGACCTGTGGCTGACCCTGGTGGCGGTGGCCATCGCCTTCGCGGTGGGCAGCGTGCTGGGCGCGGTCGCCGGCTACTGGGGCGGCTGGGCGGACGCGGTGATCATGCGGGTCACCGAGATCCTGCAGTCCTTCCCCGCGCTGCTGCTGGCCCTGCTGCTGGTCACCACACTCGGCTCGGGACTGCTCAATGTGATCGTGGTCGTCGCCTTCGTCGGGCTGCCGGGCTATCTGCGGCTGCTGCGGGCCGAGGTCAAGGGCCGCAAGTCGTGGGAATTCACCGAGGCCGCCATCCTGGCCGGCAACAGCGGGCGCCGGGTGCTGGCCAGGCACCTGGTGCCGAACGGCCTGGCGCCGCTGGTGTCCTACGCGGCCGTGAACGCCGCCTGGGTGGCGATCGTGGTGTCCAGCCTCGGCTTCGTCGGCGTCGGCATCGAACCGGGCAGCCCGGAGTGGGGCTCGATGATCGCCGGCGGCAAGGACTCGCCGGACGCGTACTGGATCTCGCTCTTCCCCGGCCTGGCCATCCTGCTGCTCGCCGGAGCGTTCTATCTCCTCGGCGACGGCCTCATCGAGCGGGAGGACCACTGATGACGTCCGGCGCGACCGCGGCCGGCCGGGCCGCACCCGGCACCGCCGCCACAGCCGCGGGCACCCCGCTGCTCACCGTCTCCGGCCTGTCCGGCGCCTTCCGTACCCCGCACGGCGAACCCACCGAGGTGCTGCGCGACATCAGCTTCGAGGTGCCGCGCGGCCGGATCACCGCGATCGTCGGCGAGACCGGCAGCGGCAAGTCGCTCACCGCGCTCACCGTGATGGGCCTGTGCCCGCCGCGGCTCACCGTCCGGGGCTCCATCACCTTCGACGGGCGGGAACTGCTCGGCCTGGGCGAGGACGGCTACCGCGAACTTCGCGGCTCCGGCATCGCGATGGTCTTCCAGGACGCCCGCTCCTCGCTCAACCCGGTGCTCACCGTGGGCCGCCAGCTCACCGACGTGGCCCGGCTGCACCGCGGGGTGAACAAGCGGGCGGCCCGCGACCTGGTCGCCGAGGCCCTGGCCCGGGTGCGGATTCCCGACCCGCGGCGGCGGATGGCGCAGTATCCGCACCAGTTCTCCGGCGGCATGGCGCAACGGGCGATGATCGCCATGGCGCTGCTGTGCCGGCCCCGGCTGCTGCTGCTCGACGAGCCCACCACGGGACTCGATGTCACCACCCAGGCCGACGTCATGGAACTGGTCGTGGAACTGGCCGGGCAGGACGGGCTCACCGCGTGCCTGGTCACCCATGACCTGGGCGTGGTCGGCGAGACCTGCGACCGGGTGGTGGTGATGCGGCACGGCACGGTGGTCGAGGAGGCCGCCGCCGCGGACTTCTTCCGCGCGCCCCGGGCCGAGTATTCGCGCGTCCTACTGGCCGCCAACCGCCTGGCCGACGAGCCCGGGAGGCCGTCATGACCCCACCGCCCGTCACCTCACAAACGCCGACACCGGCCGAGCCCGTGCTCGAAGTCGACGGCCTGTGCACCGAGTTCACCGTACGCAGCCGCGGGCTGCGGCACACCCTGCGGGCGGTGGACGGGGTGGACCTGGTGCTGCGGCCCGGCGAGACGCTGGCCGTCGTCGGGGAGAGCGGCTCCGGCAAGTCCACGCTGGCCAGGTCGATCCTGCGGCTGGTCGAGCCGGCCGCGGGCCGGGTGCTGGTGTCGGGCCGGCCGCTGGCGGACTACCGCGACCGGCGGGAGGTCTACCGGGATGTGCAGATGGTCTTCCAGGACCCCCGCTCGTCCCTCGACCCCCGGCAGCGGATCCGGGCCATCCTGGACGAGCCGCTGCGGCTGCACCTGCGGATGCCCGCCGAGCGGCGGGAGCGCCGGATCCGCGAACTGCTCGCGGCCGTCGAACTGCCCGAGACCGTACTGGACCGGCGGCCGGCCGCGCTGTCCGGCGGGCAGCGGCAGCGGGTCGGTATCGCCCGCGCGCTGGCCGTGGAGCCCAGGGCCGTCATCCTCGACGAACCCACCGCCTCGCTGGACGCGTCCACCCGCGGGGTGGTGCTCGACCTGCTGGCCCGGCTCCAGCGGGAGACCGGCCTGGCGTATCTGCTGATCTCGCACGACCTCCAGGCCGTACGGCGGATCGCGCACCGGGTGCAGGTGATGTACGTGGGCCGGGTGGTGGAGTCCGGCGCCACCGAGGACGTCCTGCGGCACCCCGCCCACCCCTACACCCGGGCACTGCTCGACGCGGCGCCGGTCGCCGTGCACGGCGGCCACACCAGGACCGTCCGGCTCAGCGGTGAGAACCCCGGCCCCTTCGACCTGCCGGCCGGCTGCGCGCTGGCTCCCCGCTGCCCGCTGGCGGAGGAGTCCTGCCGGGCCGGCCGGCCCCCTCAGCTGTCCTTCGGCGGCACGCATCTGGCCGCCTGCCCCGTCACCCACCGGCAGGTCGCCGCCGACCTCTCGGCCACAGGTAGTGAGCGTAGAGAGAAGGAACACCCCGATGACCCCGATGACCAGTGAATCCCGGCGGCGCGTCCGCCTGCTGACCGCGACGGCCGCGGTCGCGGCCGGCTCGCTGCTGGCCGCCTGCTCCTCCTCCTCGGCCGGCGGTACGGGCCACGGCGCCGCCAAGGCGCCCGCCGCGCTGGTGGCGGCCTGGCCGAGCGACATCTCCACGATGGACCCGGGCAACGTCAACACCGACCAGGACAAAGAGCTGGCGATGAACGTCTACCAGAACCTGGTGGGCTACAAGACCGCCGCCCAGGGCGGCCACGCGGTCTCCGCGGGGCTCGCCGCGTCCCCCGCGCTCGCCTCCTCGTGGACCTTCGCCGCCGACACCGTCACCTTCACCCTGCGCCCGGGCCTGAAGTTCTACCCCAGCGGCAATCCGCTGACCGCCACCGACGTCGTCTGGTCACTGCAACGGGCGCTGAAGCTGAACGGCGCCGTCGAGCTGAACAACAGCGGGGTCTTCGACGCGAGCCAGATCACCGCGCCCGACGCCGGCCATGTGGCCATCCGCTACCGCGACGACAGCGGCAGGCCGGTCAAGGCCGGCGACGTCAACGTGGCGACGCTGCGTACGTGCTGGTACGGCATCGTGGACTCGGCCGCCGCCCGCCGGCACGCCACCACCGCCGACCCGATCGCCGCGGCCTGGCTCAAGGACCACGCGGCCGGCACCGGCCCCTACTACGTCAAGAGCCGGCAGAACGGCCAGTCGCTCGACCTCGCCGCGGTGCCCGGCGCCGCCCTGGACCCGCCGAAGTTCGGCGCGGTGACCCTGCGGGTCGTCAACGACGGGAACGTCTCGGCCCTGGTGCGCGGCGGCAGCGTCAACATCGCCCAGTACGGCCTGAGTCCGCGCGACACCCAGTCGCTCAAGTCGGCCGGCTTCCGGGTCGAGCACGCCGACACCTCCAGCTACCTCTACCTGCAACTCGCCTCCGACGCGGGGCCGTTCAAGGACCCACTGGTCCGCAGGGCGGTCGCCGAGGCGCTCCCGTACGACGCACTGGTGAAGAACGTCTACTACGGGCAGGCCGAGCGCGCCGACTCCTACGTCAGCGCCGGTGCCGCCGGCTACAACCCGGCGTGGAAGGCCTACGGCGACCAGGGCCGGGCCAAGTCCCTGATGGCGCAGGCCGGGAACCCGGCGGTCAGCACCAAGCTCCGCTACCCCAGCGAGAACACCGACTTCGCCACCGCCGCCCAGCTGATCAAGAGCGCGCTCAAGCCGATCGGCATCGACGTCACCCTCCAGCCGCAGACCTCCGCCGCGCTGATCACCGGCATCATCGGCCGCGCCACCGCCAAGTCCGCGGGCGGCGCCACCGACGGGATGGTGCTCACCACCTTGTCGACGTACGTGGAGGACGCCAAGACCCCCGTCAAGCTGTGGAGCGTGACCGGCGGAGTGGTCAACTTCGCCCGCACCAGCCTCCCGGAGATCGACCGGCTGCAGAACCAGTACGCGATGGCGCCGCCCAGCCCGGCGCGCGACCAGGCCTACCGGCAGATCCAGCAACTGGCCGCGCAGGACGTTTCCTTCCTGCCGCTCGTGGTCACCGGCAGGACCCTGGTCAGCGCCTCGGGTGTGACCGGGCTGACCTTCACGCCCGAGCCGGTCACGCTGTACTGGACGCTGGGACCCGCCAAGTGACCGCCGGGGCACCGCGATCGGCCCCCGGGTCGGAGCCGCCGCTCTGGCAGTGGCCGGCGGCCCGGCTCGCGGCCGGCTACGCCGAGGGCTCGACCACCCCCGACGAGGTGCTGGCCTCGGTGCTCGCCCGCGCCGACGAGGTCGACGGCGTGCTGAACGTCTTCGCCCACCGCGCCGACGACCCGGCCCGCGCGGCGGCGGCGGCCAGCACCGAGCGGTGGCGCCGCGGCGCCCCGCTGGGGCCCTACGACGGTGTGCCGCTCACCGTGAAGGACAACATCCCGGTCGCCGGGATGCCCTGCGCCTGGGGCAGCCGGCTGTTCGCCGACCACGTGCCCGAGCGCGACGAGTTGTGCGTGGCCCGGCTGCGCGCGGCGGGCTGGGTGATCCTCGGCAAGAGCAACGTCTCGGAATTCACCCTGGGCCTGGGCAATGTCAGCACCCCGCTGCACGGCACCACACGCAACCCGTGGGATCCGGCGCTGACCACCGGCGCGTCCACCGGCGGCGGCGCGGCGGCGGTCGCCGCCGGCGTCGGCCCGGTGGCGCT is a window of Streptomyces sp. NBC_01477 DNA encoding:
- a CDS encoding ABC transporter ATP-binding protein, producing MTPPPVTSQTPTPAEPVLEVDGLCTEFTVRSRGLRHTLRAVDGVDLVLRPGETLAVVGESGSGKSTLARSILRLVEPAAGRVLVSGRPLADYRDRREVYRDVQMVFQDPRSSLDPRQRIRAILDEPLRLHLRMPAERRERRIRELLAAVELPETVLDRRPAALSGGQRQRVGIARALAVEPRAVILDEPTASLDASTRGVVLDLLARLQRETGLAYLLISHDLQAVRRIAHRVQVMYVGRVVESGATEDVLRHPAHPYTRALLDAAPVAVHGGHTRTVRLSGENPGPFDLPAGCALAPRCPLAEESCRAGRPPQLSFGGTHLAACPVTHRQVAADLSATGSERREKEHPDDPDDQ
- a CDS encoding ABC transporter substrate-binding protein, with amino-acid sequence MTPMTSESRRRVRLLTATAAVAAGSLLAACSSSSAGGTGHGAAKAPAALVAAWPSDISTMDPGNVNTDQDKELAMNVYQNLVGYKTAAQGGHAVSAGLAASPALASSWTFAADTVTFTLRPGLKFYPSGNPLTATDVVWSLQRALKLNGAVELNNSGVFDASQITAPDAGHVAIRYRDDSGRPVKAGDVNVATLRTCWYGIVDSAAARRHATTADPIAAAWLKDHAAGTGPYYVKSRQNGQSLDLAAVPGAALDPPKFGAVTLRVVNDGNVSALVRGGSVNIAQYGLSPRDTQSLKSAGFRVEHADTSSYLYLQLASDAGPFKDPLVRRAVAEALPYDALVKNVYYGQAERADSYVSAGAAGYNPAWKAYGDQGRAKSLMAQAGNPAVSTKLRYPSENTDFATAAQLIKSALKPIGIDVTLQPQTSAALITGIIGRATAKSAGGATDGMVLTTLSTYVEDAKTPVKLWSVTGGVVNFARTSLPEIDRLQNQYAMAPPSPARDQAYRQIQQLAAQDVSFLPLVVTGRTLVSASGVTGLTFTPEPVTLYWTLGPAK
- a CDS encoding ABC transporter ATP-binding protein, producing MTSGATAAGRAAPGTAATAAGTPLLTVSGLSGAFRTPHGEPTEVLRDISFEVPRGRITAIVGETGSGKSLTALTVMGLCPPRLTVRGSITFDGRELLGLGEDGYRELRGSGIAMVFQDARSSLNPVLTVGRQLTDVARLHRGVNKRAARDLVAEALARVRIPDPRRRMAQYPHQFSGGMAQRAMIAMALLCRPRLLLLDEPTTGLDVTTQADVMELVVELAGQDGLTACLVTHDLGVVGETCDRVVVMRHGTVVEEAAAADFFRAPRAEYSRVLLAANRLADEPGRPS
- a CDS encoding ABC transporter permease yields the protein MTAPAPLPSADGLSAAPAGPPAAPGGTARRLWRRLPGADSAAVRLGLGLMVLLLTAAAVGRIWTPYDPQQPGVGLPYQAPGGQHWFGTDQAGSDVFSKTLAATWTDLWLTLVAVAIAFAVGSVLGAVAGYWGGWADAVIMRVTEILQSFPALLLALLLVTTLGSGLLNVIVVVAFVGLPGYLRLLRAEVKGRKSWEFTEAAILAGNSGRRVLARHLVPNGLAPLVSYAAVNAAWVAIVVSSLGFVGVGIEPGSPEWGSMIAGGKDSPDAYWISLFPGLAILLLAGAFYLLGDGLIEREDH
- a CDS encoding ABC transporter permease, with the translated sequence MAVSDIAVTGPPPADARPRRPSRRRLPRGALLLVARKLGGALLVVWGVVTFTFVVARVVAPDPTGLLVPPGASEQARAQVRSSLGLDHGIPRQYAIYLRDLLHGDLGTSFGTGQAVRADLTGRLPATLELAVPALVIGVLLGTVLGVISAVRRGKAADHVIRVVTVAALAMPQFWLGLVLLSVFFVHFGWLPGPIGRLPAGVAPPPDVTGSYVVDAVLAGRWHTAWQAVLQLVLPCVVLVCGIFAPITRVARSGMVEALRSEYVRTAHAYGFSRTRIHRSYALRNALLPVITMIAGGVAFAFTGAVLVEGVFGWPGIGQYALTAVQQSDFPALQGFVLYAAVVYVALYALVDLAYSLADPRIRS